The Daucus carota subsp. sativus chromosome 2, DH1 v3.0, whole genome shotgun sequence genome includes a window with the following:
- the LOC108205991 gene encoding uncharacterized protein LOC108205991, whose protein sequence is MEESRLVTPGEVLGKASQVKAGKGAYVSQRNSTVYASLTGRSCFISPPPNSIDQRPTVEVTGHNPHAAVPQPSSIVIARVTKVMPKMASADIMCVGPKSVREKFTGIIRQQDVRATEIDKVEMHSSFRPGDIVKAQVLSLGDARAYHLSTAKNEFGVISAESASGATMVPISWTEMQCPLTGQTEPRKVAKVET, encoded by the exons ATGGAGGAATCAAGATTGGTGACACCGGGGGAAGTTCTGGGCAAGGCGTCTCAAGTAAAAGCAGGGAAGGGTGCTTATGTTTCTCAACGCAACAGCACCGTCTATGCCTCTCTCACTGGCCGCTCTTGTTTTATCTCCCCTCCGCCCAATTCCATTGACCAG AGACCAACTGTTGAGGTTACTGGTCACAACCCACATGCCGCTGTTCCTCAACCCTCTTCTATTGTCATTGCACGG GTTACCAAGGTCATGCCTAAAATGGCTTCTGCAGATATAATGTGTGTTGGCCCCAAGTCCGTGCGAGAAAAATTCACTGGGATTATTAG GCAACAAGATGTCAGAGCGACTGAGATTGACAAAGTAGAAATGCACTCATCATTTCGCCCAGGCGACATTGTTAAAGCTCAAGTG CTTTCTCTTGGAGATGCACGTGCATATCATCTATCAACCGCGAAAAATGAATTTGGGGTCATATCTGCAGAAAGTGCTTCAG GTGCAACAATGGTTCCAATTAGTTGGACAGAGATGCAGTGCCCATTGACAGGTCAAACTGAGCCAAGGAAGGTTGCCAAGGTTGAAACATAG